The DNA region TTGCTCAATCAACGATCAGAGCGTTCTCATCTGCCAACAGTCAGACCAAAAAAGCCTTTGAGCAGCAAATTGTGGCTGAGGCCACAGAGCTAGTTGAGATTTTCCTTAAACTCAGTGCTCAGGGGCAGTATTTCAACCCCGCTCATGAGCTGACAGTAGCTGCAGCTAATGTGATTTGTGCCTTGTGCTTTGGAAAACGTTATGGACACGAGGATGTTGAGTTCAGAGCCTTGTTGCAGAGGGTGGATAAGTTTGGAGAGACAGTAGGGGCTGGTAGCATGGTAGACGTGATGCCATGGCTTCAGCGTTTCCCGAATCCAGTCCGCAGCATGTTCAAGAACTTCAAAGACCTGAATCAAGAGTTCTTTGGGTTCATCCAGAACAAGGTGGAGGAGCACAGAGAGACATATGATCCGGAGGTAACGAGGGATATGAGTGATGCCATTATTGGCGTGATTGACAAGGCTGACAGCGACAACGGCCTCACCAAAGGCCACACAGAGGGGACGGTGTCAGATTTGATTGGTGCCGGTCTGGATACCATCTCCACTGCTCTTCACTGGATTCTCCTTCTGCTGGCTAAACACCCcgaaaaacaaaccaaactccaTGAGCTCATCGACAAAGTTGTGGGGCGAGACAGGCTGCCATCAATCGAGGACAGGAGCAGCCTGGCCTACCTGGATGCCTTCATCTACGAAACCATGCGCTTCACCAGCTTCGTCCCCGTCACCATCCCCCACTCCACAACCTCAGACGTCACCATCGAGGGCCTCCACATCCCCAAAGACACGGTGGTCTTCATCAATCAGTGGTCCATCAATCACGACCCCTTGAAGTGGAAGGATCCACAAATCTTTGACCCCTCACGCTTCCTGGATGAAAACGGCTCCCTAGACAAGGATCTCACCAACAATGTCATGATCTTCTCAGCAGGGAAGAGAAAATGTATTGGGAACCAGATTGCCAAAGTTGAGATATTTTTGTTCTTCGCGATTCTACTCCACCAATGCATCTTTGAGAAACGTGCAAATGAGGACCTGTCTTTAAACTGCTCCTACGGTCTAACACTGAAGCCTTTAGATTACAAGATCACTGCCAAACTCAGGGGGGAACTACGATAAAACTGTTATAAACTGTCCTCCAATGCAAAGCAATATAAGGTATGTGTTCTAAAATAAACATCTATGCCTTGTATCACAGAGGACTTTTATGTAAAAGCTTTAATTGACCCAAAACATGCAAATGATAAGCTTTCTTACTTCTgctgacatttaaaattgtgaCTCATTGAGAACATTGTTATTTCACTCTGTTACACAATTTCTGCCAGTGAATGTATTAAAAGTAAGCACCCTGTAAATGGCATCAGAAAGCATGTGAGTCATATCTGGACTCAACAGCAATTTCACTCCTCAACTGTGAAAAACTGTGATTGACTGAGAACCTAAATATATCTCTACTGGCTCTGCCACATCATGTaagcaacaggaaaaaaagagtaATGAAAGTTTTGATGTGTTTGCCCAAAACCACAATTCATAATAAACCCCTAAGAATGTATTGTTATTTATATGAGGGTATTTAGCGGAGTCACCCTAAACTGCAATATAAACCGGTGGTGATGTATAAAtttcacttttagcattttgtttttctcgcTCATGGGGAGAAATCATGTGCCAGCTGTGTGGTCTCAGTTATTCACCCTGACACTCATTTATCTCCTTTTGTATTGAAACTTTTCATGTGTAAACTTTAATACAAACACAGCGTGCATGCATGTACTCTTGAATCATGCATAATACTGTTGTATTCTGATAATAACTCATGTCACATGTAACATAGTGTATGTCTAAAAGCCACTAACTTAACAGTTGGTTATACTCCTTCCTTTACTACATAATATATCACTGTACGACATGATTTATTAGCCATACCGCATTGTGTGAATAATAAGCTGTTTAGAATAGctacaaaatgttttcataatgaCCCAGTGTGATGCTGTCTGTACTCTACAATAAACATTTTGTATTGGTTTCTAACTGAATCTGTGGGGTGTATCGGTCGGAGCAGTCAAAGAGATAATAATAGATTGTGATGTCTGGTCTCAGTGTTGTTGTGAAAGATTAATATGGGTTACAGGCCTTGTATGCTCTTGTCCTCCACCCCTTACAAGCAGGCTGTGAGACTCAGTACATCAGTAAGCAGCCACAAGGTTCACTCGTCAATATTTAATACGGGGCGCGCTGTACTTTTGACTGCTGtgtcattcttttttttctgaactaACGCATTCAGTTTCTGCCAAGTCAGTGGGATCTCCCATTTATCAATGCACTGAACAGTTTTTCCTTTAGCTgacatataaaaaacaataaaaagtgtGAAATATTAAACTTTTACAGAGGGGGCTAGGTTGCATGCCAGTAGgcaatatttttactttaagtacttttacttttgatacttaaagtgcattttgctgataatacttttgtacttataGGTAACATTtggaatgaagtgttttactttacttgagttgacttttacttgagtattttttacattgttgtattgctacttttacttaaaatcGGGGTATTTTTTCCACCAATGTTAGTTGTCAGTtgtcacacacaaactcacatgCCAAAGCGATGATTACCCGACATTTTACATGGCTGTCAAATGCTGCTTACTGACATTCAACCTGACATGACCCACCTATGTCGTAATACTGTCTGCCATGATGATTAAGCTTTCCATTATGTATGTCCATCATAGGATTTATAGTGGCAAATCATATGATAGATGATATCATGTCTACTCCGACAAACGCAGTCAACAACTTACTCCTAAAATTCCTCCCCTCGACTCACTTTCCTTATTTTGGGAAAACCAAAACCTCCCAATGCTCAACATTTATCCTTGCTGTAAGTATGGTACATAAATATTAGTTTAGGTGTGGGTTAGCAGCTTATCATTATCATCCCCCCCTCGTCTTTTTATCTTCCCTTCCTTGCCACATGGGAGCATGTCCTCAGTGAGTGGTCCTATGCTCCAGAGTCTACCTGCGTACTTGAAGAAGCAGCACTGTGGCTGAACTCTGAGGGAGGCTTGTTTTCACTGAGGTTAATACACAGCAGGCTGAAGACATTCTGTACTGCAAcaggctctctccctctctctctctctctctctctctttttgctctGACACCGCAAGAACCCTAGAGGGAGGACTGGGCCGTCTAACCTCCCCCGTTTCCATCATCGCTTCCCAAAACATCCTTGAAATGTGTCCAGCTGAAAGACTCCCTTTCACCCCGAATCACCCGCTCTCCGCTCCACATACCCCGCAGCCCTCGACCTGCCGAGTTTCACTCCTTAAAGGAAAACAGAAAAGTGTACAGGCTGAGGTTATTCACATTCTGCACGTACACAGAGCCACAGAGTGACCTCCCACAAGGTTCTCTCCGCTACATCTAAatcccctcccacccccctctcctctgctcGAGTTTTGACATGCAAACTGCAGTCACTGTTTGGTAGATGACACACAGCGAGGAAGAATTACTTGGAAGCAGACAAACGCAATCCTCCAGAAAATCTCTTCCCCCTGTCCACTGCCATCATCTGCTGCAACACAGCGGAACATTGTGTCTGAGCTGGAAACGGCCTCGTGCCCGTATTCAGACAGTCTTTCCTATAACAGCGCCCTCGACACCAACACACTGACCACGGCTCCACGCCAAATCCAAAATGTTGCAGACAAATAACATGACTGTAATGTAATTCTGCGTGCTCTTCGTTCTGACCCAAAGCATCACACATCTCAGCAGATCATTAATCAttctgttgcaaaaaaaaattggaagtATCCCAGTAAATCATTTTCTTTGAATAACAAGAACCAACAGTGTgtggggggaaagaaactcaTGCTAAGGAACTATGAATCAACTTTTTCCCAGAGAACACATTGGACAGACAAAGGTGACATTTCCAACAAGTCATATAACATTCATAGTCATTGCCCAAAGGTCAGCAAACACTCTCTCTTCTGTCTA from Sebastes umbrosus isolate fSebUmb1 chromosome 16, fSebUmb1.pri, whole genome shotgun sequence includes:
- the LOC119474447 gene encoding cytochrome P450 1B1-like → MIDKLQDNTMAQMEAEFGVKGSSIIREWSGQVQPALVASFVFLVCLEACLWVRNLRLKRRLPGPFAWPVVGNAMQLGQMPHITFAKLAKKYGNVYQIRLGSSDIVVLNGDSAIREALIQHSTEFAGRPNFVSFQAVSGGKSMTFTNYSKQWKMHRKIAQSTIRAFSSANSQTKKAFEQQIVAEATELVEIFLKLSAQGQYFNPAHELTVAAANVICALCFGKRYGHEDVEFRALLQRVDKFGETVGAGSMVDVMPWLQRFPNPVRSMFKNFKDLNQEFFGFIQNKVEEHRETYDPEVTRDMSDAIIGVIDKADSDNGLTKGHTEGTVSDLIGAGLDTISTALHWILLLLAKHPEKQTKLHELIDKVVGRDRLPSIEDRSSLAYLDAFIYETMRFTSFVPVTIPHSTTSDVTIEGLHIPKDTVVFINQWSINHDPLKWKDPQIFDPSRFLDENGSLDKDLTNNVMIFSAGKRKCIGNQIAKVEIFLFFAILLHQCIFEKRANEDLSLNCSYGLTLKPLDYKITAKLRGELR